The DNA segment ATTTCGTTGTTACTGCGCAAACACGTCCCGCAGCGGTATGTGAATATGATTTTGAAAATAGCCTGGCCGACAGTTCCGGCAACGGTTTTGACGGAGCAGTTGTGCCTTCAGGTGCAGCGGTAGTTTACGCCTCCGGGGGGATAGATAATGACTCATGTGTATCGCTTGACGGCACATACCAGATCGAGCTGCCTGCTTCGGTTTTTAGCGGCATATCGAACGAGTTGACAATTTGCTGCTGGATGAAGGGCGGTGAAGGCCTTGAAGAATTTGAGTTCACCGGCGGCAGTTCAGCTAAACACGCAGTATGGGAAGATGCAGTCGCAGCGATCGAGCCGGGCCAGAGCGATTGGAAACATTATGCGGTTGTGATGGATTCGGCTGGTGAGGCTCGCTTTTATGTGGACGGCAAGCTGATCGCGATCGAGCAGGGTTTTGACAGCGGCATACAGGGAACCAATTCAGGAACATCCGTCCTGCGGTACATGCCCTTTGCTGATGAGACTGACAGAATATACGTGGACGATCTGCAGGTATATGGGCAGGCCCTGACACAGCAACAGGTAGTAGACATTGCCTTCGGACCTGCGGGCCATGTTGTTCAGCCGATAAGCCCAATTTATACCGATGCCGACATCGATGCTACCGGCAGGGTCGATCTGGCTGATTTTGCTGAACTGCAAGATGAATAGTTGCAACGGAATACATTAACACATTATTTCAGGGATTTGTTATGAATAGACGTGAGTTTTTGAAGACCGCAGCTTTTACGGCTGGTTCTGTAGCGGCTGGTGCGGCTGCAGGCAAAGCGGGTGAAGTGGCACTTTCCAATAAAGTCATGAACATGCGTACAGGCCGAAAAAGGCCAAACGTAATTTATATACTGGCCGACGACCTGGGCTATGCGGATCTGGGCAGTTTCGGACAAGAAAAGATCAACACGCCGACGCTGGATCGCATGGCTGCCGAAGGCATGCGTATGACCCAGCATTATTCCGGCAGCACTGTATGTGCGCCTGCACGCTGCAGTCTCATGACCGGTCAGCATACCGGCCACTGCTATATTCGCGGCAATGCAACGGTCGCACTCCGCCCGCAAGATTTCACAGTCGCCGAGATGTTCAAGCAGCATGGTTACGCTACCTCATGCATCGGCAAGTGGGGACTGGGCGATCTGGGTACTACAGGTCACCCCAACGAAAAGGGATTCGATCACTTCTTCGGCTATCTGAGCCAGTTGAGGGCACACCATTATTACACTGATTATCTATGGCGGAACACCGAGAAGGTGCCGCTCAATGGTAAGACTTACAGCCATGACCTGATGACGCAGGAAGCTCTGAACTTTGTTGATGACAACAAGGACAATCCATTCTTCATGTATCTGGCTTTTACCATTCCGCACGCAGAGCTGCTCGTGCCTGAAGATTCGTTGGAAGAGTACCGTGAGCTAGGCTGGCCTGAGACTCCCTGGCCCGGCGGCCATTACGGCGCTCAGGAAACGCCCCGTGCAGCTTACGCAGCGATGGTCACCAGAATGGATCGGGACATAAAAAGGCTCTTCGACCGGCTCAAAGAGCATGGTATCGACGAAGATACGTTAGTGATATTCACCAGCGACAACGGCCCCCATGCCGAGGGCGGCAACGACTGGGCGTTTTTCGACAGCAACGGCCCGTTCCGCGGTATCAAGCGGGACCTGTACGAAGGTGGTATCCGCGAGCCGATGGTTGTCAGATGGCCGGGCAAGATCAAACCGGGTTCAAAAAGCGATCATATATCCGCCTTCTGGGATTTTATGCCCACCTGTGCGGACTTGCTGGGTGTTGAGCCCCCGTCGAGCACTGACGGAAAATCGTTCCTGCCGGCCCTGCTGGGCAAAACACAGGAACAGCATGAGTATCTCTATTGGGAGTTCCACGAAGGCGGCGGAAAGCAGGCTGTTCGAAAAGGCAAGTGGAAAGGAATTCGTTTCAACCTTAAGAACGAGCCCAATCCGCCTGTGAACTTGTATAATCTGGACACTGATCCCGGAGAGACCACCAATGTCGCAAGTGTTTATCCGGGCATTGCAGCGGAACTCAAGCAGCTGATGTTGGAGGCGCATGAAAGATCTCCCATTTTCAAATTTTATGGAGAATAATCATTCGTCACAAGACACAAGCAATGTTCGTATGCACTGCCGGCGTAGAGGTTTTAAAAAAGTTGGATAATACTGCCTAATTGCAGATTGGGAATAATTCAGGAAAAAATATGAAAATCAATATCAAAATAATTAATCTTGCTTTAGTGTTGCCGATGTTTGCAATTACAGCTCCTGCTTCAGCGGACCCTCTGGATGCTGCGCAGGGCGTAATCTTGCGTAACACGCCTGACCATGCAGATCAATTTATACTCGAGCAGATACCGGAAGTTGACGGCCGTGATGTTTTCGAGATCGACATCGACCACTCTAAAGACAAGATCATCCTTAAGGGATCTTCAGCCGTTGCGATCTCCAGTGCATATAACTGGTACCTCCGTTATGTGGCTAACTGTAACATTTCCTGGTGTGGTACACAGCTGGATCTGCCCGCAAAACTCCCACAGTCAGATGAGACGATCCGCAAGGAAAGTCCATACAAGCATGGCTATTATCTGAACTACTGCACGCTAAATTATACTATGTCCTTCTGGGACTGGAGTCGCTGGGAAAAGGAGCTTGACTACATGGCTATGCAGGGCATTGATTTGGCCCTTGCACCGGTTGGCGTTGAAGCAGTCTGGCAGGAGACACTTAAAAACTACAATTTCACCGATGAAGAGATCAAGGAATTCATATGCGGCCCGTCATTTTTCGCATGGTGGCTAATGGGCAATCTAGAGGGGTGGGGCGGGCCTCTACCCCAGGACTGGATCAATGAGCATGTTGTTCTGCAGAAAAAAATTCTCGCTCGGATGCGCGAACTGGAGATCGAACCGGTTATGCCTGCTTTCTACGGTATGGTTCCCAATAAGCTGAGGGAAAAATATCCCTCGGCCGACATCCGTAGTCAAGGCGGCTGGGCAGGCGGTTTTAAGCGTCCCGCCTTCATTTCGCCAACTGACCCGCTCTTCGCTAAAATGGCCAGCACCTTCTATTCTGAGCAGAAAGAATTATTCGGCACATGCAAGTACTTCTCAGGTGACCCCTTCCACGAAGGCGGCTCCACTGCGGGAATTGACCTAAATCAGGCAGGCTCAAATATAATGAATGCCATGCACACTGTTTCCTCAGATGCTGTCTGGGTTTTGCAGGGTTGGCATAACAATCCTCGTGATGCGCTCATGGCAAATGTTCCCAAGGAAAAAACTCTCATTCTCGACCTTGACTGCGATAACCGGCCGCAGTGGGCCCACCGCAATGGTTGGAAGGGCAAACCCTGGTCGTGGTGCATGATTCATAACTTTGGCGGCAATACGGGTATGTTCGGGCGAATGGAAGTCGTTGCAACCGAACCTGTAAAGGCATTGAACGCGGCAAACGGCGGGAATCTCGTTGCCATCGGGGCAATACCTGAGGGTATCGAAACAAACCCGGTAATTTACGAGTTGCTCTGGGATATGCGATGGCGGTCACAGACGCCTGATATGGTCGACTGGACCAACAAATATGCCCACCGCCGTTATGGCAAAGACTTGCCTGAAACTGCCCGCGCATGGCAGGCTCTCCGCACCTCTATCTATGGCAAACCAATGACCAAGCCATCTCAGCAGGGCACCAGCGAATCTATCATATGCGCCCGTCCTGCAAAACAGATTAACAAGGTGTCCAGTTGGGGAACTTCTAAAATCTACTTCGACCCACAGGAAGTCTTCGCTGCGTGGGAAGATATGCTTGCTGCCGCCGATCAGCTCGGGGATGTTGACACTTACCGGTACGATCTTGCCACGATAACTCGCCAGGTGCTGGCCAATTTTGCCCAGCCGGTACATAAGCGGATGATAGTCGCCTTCGAGGCAGGTAATCAAGAGCAATTCAAGCGATGGTCCGATAGATTTCTCAAACTGCTGGACGATCAGGACCGCATCTGCTCAACCCGTTCTGAGTTTATGCTCGGCCCCTGGATCGCTGAAGCCCGGACATGGGGCCGAACACCTCAACAGAAAGACTTGCACGAATTCAACGCTCGCACTCTTATCACAACCTGGTCCTATAGAAACTCAAATCTCCATGAGTATGCACACCGCGAATGGTCCGGTCTGATTTCGGATTTTTACAAGCCCCGCTGGCAGATGTTCATAAAAGAACTTGCTTCACAGTTGGAAGGCAATCCTGCCCGCAAGATTAATTATTATGCTGAGTTTGAAAAAGGCTGGACTCAGCAGACAAAATCTTATCCTGAAACACCTCAGACTGACACAGTTACCGTTGCACGCGAAATCCATAGCAGGTACGAGCAATTCATAAAGTCTGTCTACAATTTCAGCTCCCCGAGCGATAAAACTAACAGCTCACTGGCCCCTTAACGAATCTGCCCCTGATATCGCTGGAGATTGCGTTCTAGATCGTTATGAGACAAGAATAAAGAAAGGCAAATCAATGAATAGAAAAGCATTCACACTTATTGAACTTCTGGTTGTAATATCAATTATTGCACTGCTGCTTGCGATCATGATGCCGGCGTTGTCGATGGTCAAAGAGAAAGCAAGAGGCGTAGTTGGTATGTCTCGGGTTAAGCAGTGGGGGCTATGCTATCAGCTGTTCAGTAACGATCACGATGGCAGCTTCCCGGAATTCAAAACTGAAACTACAAATACCACATTCATGTATGACCTTAAGGACTACTATTCCGACATAGACGAGATGCGTTTCTGTCCTTCTGCCAAGAAAATCTCACAATCTAACCCAACGGGTATGCAGCAGGGAAGTTTTTTCGGAAGCACGCTCGAGGCCTGGAAGGTCAATGTCCAGGAAGCCATTTGGATGGAGGATGATGACATCGGAGCGGGAAGCTATGGTGAAAACTCTTACATCAGAAAGCTGGAGGGCAGCTCTAAAACCTGGGGCCGTGCAAACATGCCGCGGGCGAATACGGTTCCTGTGCTCATGGATGCACGTTGGAACAATGCCTGGCCGGACAACAATCAGCCGCTTCGCCGTTCCGCAACAACGGACCAGGAGTTTTATGATGCCGGCAATTGGAGCAGTATTTCCTGCTTTGTTATGAGAAGGCATGGCGACGGCATCAACATGACCATGGCTGACGGTAGCGCTCAGAAAGTCGATGCCGAAGAACTCTGGCAGTTGAGATGGAATCGCCAGTTTGAACGCGAGGGAGAGAAGGATCTCAGTTTTATGAAGTGGAACAGGTAAATATGAAACCAAGTCAGCTAAGGGATTTGCCCGAAAGAATCCTTAACTGAACAGTAGAAGCCGTTTCAAAATTCAGATTTGCCTATCGGCGGCCCTTTCTTAGCCTGGCTGCGTTTAGCAAAATCGGCCATAGTTACGACTATTACTAATTTTACTCGCCTTGCCAGTACAAAAAATTGCTCACCGGCAAGCCACGAGCAGTTTCGAAACAGCTTCTAGACAGTGAGGAAGGGCTCGTGCGTGAGATTTGCGGTAGTTATGCTTCTCGTTTGCTGCATGGAAGATGTCCTGGCCGCTGAGATTGTTTTTATATTATAATAAAAATAAAGTGCCCAAGTAGCTCGTCGATAGGTCAGCATGACAACCCAAGCAAAACCTTTGCTCATTGATTAACAACATCTTAATCGCTGTGGTTTTGACATTTCACGTTAAACCACATCAATGTTGCTATGAATTTGTCTGTAAGCAACTTTGCAATAGTTCAATCAGAAGCTGTTATAAAAATTATAACCAGCAGGGCCACCTCAAAGAAAAAACATTAAACTTTTCGCGTCCTCTAGAAAGGTTACTTAAGAAATTTCGGGTATTAATAAATGATGGCAGAAAGGCAGTTTATCTGTCATCAGTTAAATTGAAAATCGACTATTCTGCCGTCAAAATCACAACTGAACTCTGCAGGTTTGTAGTCATCGGCACACGCAGACCTTTTTCCATCAGTTCAGCTCCAGTTATGATTCGCCCGTCGTCCGGACAAAGCCCAGCCTTGCCCTCGGGCAGATTCACCTCTTCCACGCGATACTTCGCCGCCGCATCCAACCCCTTCGGCCGGACCACGACAGACTCACCGCTCTCGTCATCAGCCGTCTGGAACGCAAAGACCACCGCCTTAGCCTTATTCCGCGAAACATAATTCAACGCCGCCCTCGGCTCGTCATACGGCGACATCAGCCGGTACAGATCGCCTTCCTGAACTATCGGCCGGATACGCTCTTTGTAAAGCGGTATCGCTACCTCAGCCGCGGCCTTCTCAGCGTCCGTCATTTTTGCCGGGTCAACGTCCATTCCAAGCCTGCCACTCATAGCAACTGCGAACGCAAACTGGAAATCACTGTTGCCCCAGTGCGTTACGTGTGCCGAGATCGTTTTTGCCGGGAAAAAGTGCGAATATCCCCACTGTATTTTCACCCGCCTATGAGCATTAGTGTTATCGCTCGGCCAGAACTCATCAAAATACCGCAGTACG comes from the Anaerohalosphaera lusitana genome and includes:
- a CDS encoding arylsulfatase is translated as MNRREFLKTAAFTAGSVAAGAAAGKAGEVALSNKVMNMRTGRKRPNVIYILADDLGYADLGSFGQEKINTPTLDRMAAEGMRMTQHYSGSTVCAPARCSLMTGQHTGHCYIRGNATVALRPQDFTVAEMFKQHGYATSCIGKWGLGDLGTTGHPNEKGFDHFFGYLSQLRAHHYYTDYLWRNTEKVPLNGKTYSHDLMTQEALNFVDDNKDNPFFMYLAFTIPHAELLVPEDSLEEYRELGWPETPWPGGHYGAQETPRAAYAAMVTRMDRDIKRLFDRLKEHGIDEDTLVIFTSDNGPHAEGGNDWAFFDSNGPFRGIKRDLYEGGIREPMVVRWPGKIKPGSKSDHISAFWDFMPTCADLLGVEPPSSTDGKSFLPALLGKTQEQHEYLYWEFHEGGGKQAVRKGKWKGIRFNLKNEPNPPVNLYNLDTDPGETTNVASVYPGIAAELKQLMLEAHERSPIFKFYGE
- a CDS encoding alpha-N-acetylglucosaminidase, with translation MKINIKIINLALVLPMFAITAPASADPLDAAQGVILRNTPDHADQFILEQIPEVDGRDVFEIDIDHSKDKIILKGSSAVAISSAYNWYLRYVANCNISWCGTQLDLPAKLPQSDETIRKESPYKHGYYLNYCTLNYTMSFWDWSRWEKELDYMAMQGIDLALAPVGVEAVWQETLKNYNFTDEEIKEFICGPSFFAWWLMGNLEGWGGPLPQDWINEHVVLQKKILARMRELEIEPVMPAFYGMVPNKLREKYPSADIRSQGGWAGGFKRPAFISPTDPLFAKMASTFYSEQKELFGTCKYFSGDPFHEGGSTAGIDLNQAGSNIMNAMHTVSSDAVWVLQGWHNNPRDALMANVPKEKTLILDLDCDNRPQWAHRNGWKGKPWSWCMIHNFGGNTGMFGRMEVVATEPVKALNAANGGNLVAIGAIPEGIETNPVIYELLWDMRWRSQTPDMVDWTNKYAHRRYGKDLPETARAWQALRTSIYGKPMTKPSQQGTSESIICARPAKQINKVSSWGTSKIYFDPQEVFAAWEDMLAAADQLGDVDTYRYDLATITRQVLANFAQPVHKRMIVAFEAGNQEQFKRWSDRFLKLLDDQDRICSTRSEFMLGPWIAEARTWGRTPQQKDLHEFNARTLITTWSYRNSNLHEYAHREWSGLISDFYKPRWQMFIKELASQLEGNPARKINYYAEFEKGWTQQTKSYPETPQTDTVTVAREIHSRYEQFIKSVYNFSSPSDKTNSSLAP
- a CDS encoding type II secretion system protein, encoding MNRKAFTLIELLVVISIIALLLAIMMPALSMVKEKARGVVGMSRVKQWGLCYQLFSNDHDGSFPEFKTETTNTTFMYDLKDYYSDIDEMRFCPSAKKISQSNPTGMQQGSFFGSTLEAWKVNVQEAIWMEDDDIGAGSYGENSYIRKLEGSSKTWGRANMPRANTVPVLMDARWNNAWPDNNQPLRRSATTDQEFYDAGNWSSISCFVMRRHGDGINMTMADGSAQKVDAEELWQLRWNRQFEREGEKDLSFMKWNR